One Zeugodacus cucurbitae isolate PBARC_wt_2022May chromosome 3, idZeuCucr1.2, whole genome shotgun sequence genomic region harbors:
- the LOC105217975 gene encoding uncharacterized protein LOC105217975: MAASETGGVKPMSIAGRMVRERERLIGMSNDERAWRKQWLKDLELHHGPRVVPELEKQLQNPIKRFYRFPLDKLGEALTPVLGTQRAYTIRFWTGKFAMAIAAIYAGAYYFKYNQNDWTRKGGWRVITSRRVCNPGDEGYPKVSDRTQPSDYAARGFKQAAI; this comes from the exons ATGGCTGCTTCAGAAACGGGTGGAGTGAAGCCCATGTCCATTGCAGGGCGCATGGTGCGTGAGCGAGAGCGTTTGATTGGCATGTCAAATGATGAACGAGCATGGCGCAAGCAGTGGTTGAAAGATTTGGAGTTGCACCATGGGCCTCGCGTAGTACCCGAATTGGAAAAACAATTACAGAACCCTATTAAACGCTTCTACCGATTCCCTCTAGATAAACTTGGGGAAGCGCTAACACCAGTGCTG GGTACACAACGCGCGTATACAATACGTTTTTGGACTGGGAAATTCGCTATGGCCATTGCAGCTATTTACGCCGGTGCTTACTATTTTAAGTATAATCAGAat GACTGGACACGGAAAGGAGGCTGGCGTGTAATCACTTCACGTCGCGTCTGCAACCCTGGCGATGAGGGATATCCAAAAGTTTCGGACCGTACACAACCATCCGATTATGCAGCTCGTGGATTTAAACAAGcggcaatttaa